In Streptomyces violaceusniger Tu 4113, one DNA window encodes the following:
- a CDS encoding cysteine dioxygenase codes for MNSDVQIAGDPLAIPHLLPPVPAHPSTVSAFAGLARTIAADRDGWASLVQYDATSRWYHRLRTGPGYEVWLLSWVPGQGSGAHDHGRSSGVLTVLQGELTERVGTRGVRHALRAGAQRVFAPGYVHDVVNDALEPAVSLHIYFPGLTEMPLHPTQSAELSAPARPAAAPGTLGVPGR; via the coding sequence ATGAACAGCGACGTCCAGATCGCCGGTGACCCGCTCGCCATCCCGCATCTGCTGCCGCCCGTACCCGCGCACCCCTCCACCGTCTCCGCCTTCGCGGGTCTGGCCCGCACCATCGCGGCCGACCGCGACGGCTGGGCCTCCCTCGTCCAGTACGACGCCACCAGCCGCTGGTACCACCGGCTGCGCACCGGCCCCGGCTATGAGGTGTGGCTGCTGAGCTGGGTGCCCGGACAGGGCAGCGGAGCCCACGACCACGGCCGCTCCTCCGGAGTGCTGACCGTGCTCCAGGGCGAGCTCACCGAACGGGTGGGAACGCGCGGCGTGCGGCATGCGCTGCGCGCCGGCGCACAGCGCGTCTTCGCGCCCGGTTATGTGCACGACGTCGTCAACGACGCCCTCGAACCGGCCGTCAGCCTGCACATCTACTTCCCCGGGCTGACCGAGATGCCGCTGCACCCCACCCAGAGCGCCGAGTTGTCCGCCCCCGCGCGCCCTGCCGCGGCCCCCGGCACGCTGGGCGTCCCGGGCCGCTGA